ACCTGctcttaaaataatatctagAGAAATTTTAAAAGCCATGAGTATTCATAAAtatccataaatatttaaaaataataatttataatgtttaaaatgaaatataaataaaattagacaactaaatgtaaaatgtaatgtaaattaaattaaacacaaattaaatttaatctaataaaatataaattaaactttaattttaattaaacttagttaaataaaatataaattaaattttaatttgaattttttagaTAATGAATATCTATATATACGAATAGTATGATACCGCACCTCACTAGTTTATAAATGGATATTAATGGTTATCTATTATTCttggatatttatttaaagtatcCATTTTATATAGTGAATTTTATTCACAAATATTCGTAGATAAGGGTGGCAATGTAGGGCATGTCAAATGGGTCGACCTGCATAACATGTAGTTTGTGTAGACTTACTACGGGACGAGACGAGCTGGTCCATTGGCTCGCAAacaattcaaaactttaattttttttcttccaaaacgTGTTTCACTCACTCATTTTCTATTATGCATTTCTCATTCCTCTTTTgcattcttttttctctttcgcaaataaaaacataaagtgTGTTATTTATCATCTCTTCTCATCTTCTAACATCACACTCATATAGTGATTCAAGTAACTTCATTCATGATTATTAAGTTGGATAAGAATATAACAATAAAGAATTTAACCACgtcattttttaaaatggttGAATTAAGCATAAAAATTGCAAAAAGGTTCAACCACAAcaaataagtgaaaaaatataaaatttactattGGGAAAAAAATCAAGTTAAATATGCTATCCAATTTTATGCTAAACGAATTAGCCTGACTTGTATATTACTGACCATGCTTAAATGAACCAGGCTAACCCGCATTACTATCTCTACCCATAAACACGAGTATTTTTGGTATCACTATAATCTCTAAACTCAAATATTATTGACTTCTAATACTACTCTAATAGAGATTTACAAATTCGGGaccatatatttattaaaattttacttttttcaatCTATTTTGGAAACAATTCCTTACTATCGTTATTTAATTCCTCCAAATCCAACACGGCGAGCATTGGTTTCGTAAATTCCGTAGAGGGACGACCCCTGTTGTCAACGGACTTGACGCGACCACCACCAGAACAGAATAAACGCACGACACACAAACCAGACAAAAGTAACGtatttaacaatttaaactttaaacttcAGTGGGACCGACCACTCACATAAATTGTCGTGTTTCATCATCCCCATTCACACACCAAACAAAATCTCACTCCCCACATTTTCCATCTCCAGTCTCTGTAAAAACCCAAACTTTACCCACAAATTAACTCTTGAATGCAGGAAAAACTAACCACTTGGTGTAGTAACTGTCACTTCCTCGCTCCTTTCCTCGAACCTTCGTCTCTTCTATCTGCGTCCCCTTTTTCATTCCCTCTTCACTTGCAATCTGCTTTCATAGCCCTTCATACGCGCTTCATTGAGTTggtcctcttcttctttctctacCTTCATTTTCCATCGCAAGCAAGTTCAAACTTTTCAGTTTTCAGGTTCGTGCTTTCTCCTATTACTTTGTTTCCCCGTTGGAGTTCTCGCTCTGTTACTGCTCCGCATACTTGAACGCCCCTTGTTATTTTTCTCCACTGTTTATGTGCCATTACTTCTTTTTCTACTTCACCACTGTTTGGTGGAAATCTGGGAGTTTAATCAACGTCAACATATTAGTTATTTTCAACGAAACGTTCCGTTGAAAAAACAAAGATTGGGTTATTGTTTTTAATGGAATCTTTCTCTTTTGGGCTATAGCACCTATAATCACTCTTGGGAACTATATTTTTGGGTATCACaactttcatttcttttaacaTTACAAGTTTACATTGATTCATCGGTTTGTGTTTTTGGATGTTGTTATGGTGGGGTTTGTGCTTTAGTTGAGAAATGAAGTAAGTATCTGATTGTCAATGTTTCTTATTCATTTCAGGATAAGGGATTCTGGTTCATGAAGGAGGTATTCAATGAGATTTACAAGGCTGATTCTGCGGCATTGTTTTTGAAGTAGGCTATAATTATGAGTACCGCACAGCAAGAGAAGTTTGTTAGGTTAGTTTGATGATGCGTGCCTTATTTACTCTCAGTGATTATATGCTGCTGTCTGTGGAAATTTTAGAAGCATTCTACTTTCCATCCgtagaatgtttttttttttgtttgaattttgcGGTTGAGGGTAAGGGTCACAATTCAGTTACTACTTCTCCAAATCAAAGTGACTCGAAATTTCCAAATTAACGACCTCATGTTACAGAGGTTTATTTGCCTTAATCAGTACTTATATGTAAGACATCTTTTAGCAGGAACTGAGTTTATATTgtcatttattcatttttaacatttatgtAATGTTCAGGTTTCGGGATTCCAGTTTGGATAAGAGTTCTGAGGGCAATTATTCTGAGACTAAAATTTCACAGTCAGGGATATTTAGAACTACATTAAGTTCAGTTTCGGAGAAGTTTCAAAATGGATTGGAATCTGGTTCTGATAGGATGAAAAGATTCAGAACATCATTCAAATCTTTTCCCTTTAGTAGTGTTCTTTCTAGAAGCTCTAGTTCTAGAAAGAAAATACTTGATCCACAGGGTCCATTCCTTCAAAGGTGGAACaagatttttgtattattatgtGTTATCGCAGTATCACTGGATCCTTTGTTCTTTTATGTCCCGGTTATTGATGATGAGAAAAAATGTCTTTCACTGGACATTAAGATGGAGATTACAGCAACTGTCTTAAGATCTTTCTCTGATGCTTTTTATATAGTCCACATGATTTTCCAATTTCGTACTGGATTCATTGCTCCCTCTTCTCGTGTATTTGGAAGAGGTGTTTTGGTTGAAGATTCTTGGGCAATAGCAAGGAGGTATCTATCATCATATTTCTTAGTTGACATTCTTGCTGTTCTTCCCCTCCCACAGGTACAGATACTTTCATCTTCCCTATGTCCCTCTAATATCTCATTGTAGATTCAATTTTTGCATTGTTGGGTTGATTGGTGATCTTATTGATTCAAGGCTTGTTATAATATTGGTAGGTGGTGATTCTAGTTATCATTCCAAAGATGAGTGGTTTTAAATCACTTAATACCAAGAACTTGCTGAAATTTGTTGTCTTCTTCCAATATGTGCCTCGTTTATTGCGGATCATTCCATTATATAGAGAAGTTACAAGGGCCTCTGGCATTCTCACTGAAACCGCTTGGGCTGGAGCTGCATTTAATCTCTTTCTTTACATGCTTGCAAGTCACGTAAGTTTAAGCTATATACCTTCATTTACACATATCGAAAATGAATTTTGATAATACTGTTTTCATATAGGTATTGGTTTGTGTTATTTACTTGCTATTTCTGGGTTTACtagttcttttgttttgttttgttttttttttttttttctgtttttgttctAGCAGTTATTGATAACTTTTCAGATGTGGTGGTTGGAGTAATGTTCTGTCCATagcaatttctttttatcttatcagttaattaaaaatttgtgtTCTTTTTGTGGAGGCTATGTTTACATGCATAGGTGGGTTGGGATCCACACTTTCCACTTCTGCATGCTATGCTAGTTGCATAACAGACGTTTAGATTATCAGATGCAGGTATTTAAGGATAGAATTGGCTAGTTTATGATAGGAAcggtcaaaattaaaaattgcataatcagttaattaaaaatttgtggATTTTTTTGTGGAGGCTGTGTGCATGCATAAGTGGGTTGGGATCTTCATTTGCACTTCTGCATGCTATGCTAGTTGCATAACGGACATATAGATAATTAGATGCAGGTATTTGAAGATTGAATTGGCTAGTTTATGATAGGGACGGTCAAAATGAAAATTGCATAATAGAATAGTTTCTAAAGAGTTCTAGCTTTGGGAATGGCTATATCCATTTAATACCTCTCTCTACAGACGATTCTTCCTACTCTCCTAAGCCAACTCTTACATTTATTCCACACCTTTCTAGCAGAGTCCTCTCTTACCTGCTTCCACATGTCTAGGTAATTACAAGATTTCTATCTTCTCACCCTCCAGTGAATTGTAAATCCTCTACtccagttgcaatccaatgattTATTTGATTTCCATTCCCTGGTGAGAGGTGGGCATGTTTTCTTTTCCATGGGAAAATTGGATTCTAAAACATACTCTCGGAAATATTAAATTCTAATCAAACATGTTATGATTTTACTTGTTAATAACATTTGTGGTTTTGTTAAAGCTTTCTagttggttttatttttttcttgccCCATTTTATTcctaaacaaattataatatttatgatcATGGTAATCATGGCAATATTAAAGTATACATTTGTTGAATACTAAGTTGTCATAGGTGTTTTGAGGGGGATTGAATTCTTAAAGAAGACttcttaaaagaatataatgGTATTCATTTGTGACTCTTTATATTTCTAAAGGTCAGTACTGTTAAACTCTAAGAGTTATTTTCAGtctttaaaatgtttttgaataagaaaaaaagtagaaaagaagaaaaaaagtagaaattaagtagaaaagaagaaaaaaaaaaagaaaaaaagagaccAATTCAGTTTCCAAATTATCTTTCTGTTGGTCTAATTTTTTCTACACAATATTGTAGAAATTAAGTTCTTTGAGTGTTAAATACCAACATTTTCTTCGGAATACCACCAACAAACCTTGAAGCACCTTAAGTGGAGATGCAATTTGAAAGGTTAACTACCTTTGATATGCTAATTTCCATAACCGTAGTAAGTTTCTGATGTAAGGTGCATCAATTGTCCCATGGTGTAGGCTAGGTGGATTAAGTTACAATCAAATTGCGGCACGTGGGCTGTTACACTTTAAAGTAGAAAGAGTTGTACCATGACTATAGGGTATAGCTTTCAGCCCTGTGGTAATTGCTCAATCCAATAATTAGTATCAGAGCCAAGTTTACGAGTTCAATTACCAATGGAAAATTGTTGAGGGGGAGATTATTGTAGGTTGCATGAGTTTTCCCATGACGTGTAGGCTAGGTGACTCAAGTAACAATCAAAGAGTTCGATTCTTAGCAGGACAATTGTTGAGAGGGGAAGATTGTCATAAGGTACATCAATTGTCCTGTCATAGGCTAGGTAGGCCAAGTCACAATCTTGATGCTCTCACATTtgcactatatatatatatatatatatatatatatatatatatatagacacacacaTTCATACACATTATACTACTTGGGGCATATATCTAGCCGAAGTGAGATCTGCAACAATTTCCTAGTTGTGTTTGAGCACACAAAATGAATTTCTATTGTACCTTTCTCTTTATGTCAAATTAGATAATTTTTGTGATCAGCAGGATGTTAATGATTTCTTATTCAGAATTTATATACTGTAAAAGATGTTGATGTGCCTGTGTTGGACACATTTTAGACGTTTGTGTCAAGTGTGAGATAATACttcaaatttttgttaagaAGTTTTCATGTTGGTGCCTGTGCATGTTCACACTTCTCAAGTATCCATGTATATTGTAGTTCCCATGtacctttttgttttaattcctAGTATTGCAtgtttaatattacaaaatgtaatattaatgGAAGTTTGAAGCTATGATTGATGTTGCAGGTTGCTGGTGCCTTTTGGTACTTGTTTTCTATAGAACGAGAAACCACATGTTGGCAAGAAGCCTGTCGAAGCAATGCAACAGTGTGTAACAAGGCAGATATGTATTGCAATGATTATTGGGGTGGGTTGAGCAAAATTTCGACATTCCTGAATACTTCTTGCCCAATTCAGAATGAAGATAAAAATCTCTTTGATTTTGGAATGTTCCTTGATGCTCTTCAATCTGGTGTTGTGGAGTCAAGAGATTTTCCACAAAAATTCTTTTACTGCTTTTGGTGGGGCTTAAAAAATTTGAGGTGCGCTTCtttggtttttatatttactataCGGTATGAATTTAGGATTGAAGGTAGATCATATTATGTTGCAATAAGTTTACCATTTTGTGGCTTCTTTTGGGGTTAGATGTGCAATAACAAGAGTATCTTTTGTATTGTTGTTCTACATGGATTTTATAAGTGTGCATGCGCTCAAAGCATAGAAATGTTTATGATAGTTCCCTCTTATGCTGGAGGACTTGTGTTGTGTTTACAACATCTCTTCCTTCCAAAGTGCATGCATCTTCAGGTTCAAGTGTTTTTGTCTGAAAGAAGTGGTTGGAAACATAATATTTGTAGATGTATAAAGAATGGATCATCAGTTAAATTAATGTACTTGTTAAATAAACTGATGTGCTGAAGGCTGGAAATTGATTTGCACTTCAGTTCTGAATctgtttaataaaaattctacTACCTGGGTTGGGGATTCTCAGCCAGCATGAATGTATGTCTTTTAAATGTTAAACTTGAGCATATTATTACTATAAAGTTATTATCTAACAttatgtaattgttttttttaattgcagTTCTCTTGGTCAGAACCTAGCAACGAGTACCTATGTTTGGGAAATATGTTTTGCAGTTTTCATTTCTGTATCTGGTTTGGTGTTATTTTCATTCCTCATTGGAAATATGCAGGTTCGTACCAAATATTCTGCCTGTTCCCTTTTTTAGGGTAGTTGAAGGTTCTTCTGGAGAAACTAAGAAatgcaataatttttttattttaataaaatatttataagattttcTATTTTACCCTTTTCCTTTCTGTATCATACTAAAGTATATATTTCAACTAGTTAAAATTAGGTGAAGGGTGAGAGTATAAATGGTTAATGAcagttaaatagaaacaaaaaaatttcatcTAATCATGCAATGTAGCTGACATGTACTATTTgttaattttggattttgtaGTACATTTATTGCAAgccttttcttgtctttttcttttccttctttgaATACTGTTCTTCTGTAAGGTCagtaaatctttttatcttgttaGTTGAATTAAGACATCCTAATTTAATTATGAGATTTCCTAGGAACAACTGCCAAACTAGTTTTTCTTATCCATCTTCTAATTGTATTCAAACGCTGGTCTCCTTGGCTTTTCCATCACAATTCTACAAAACTTATTGTGGTGATATCCGTAAGTTAAGCAATTCTTGTACTTTATggcttaaaataaattagttatgaACAATGCTATAACAAGCAATAAAAGTTAGTTATGAGTTTAGTagaggtaaattaatttgataagaAGAGAGTATACTTGCAAGAGGAATAAATAAGGAGGGGAATAGAGAAAGAGTTGGTATAAGTTTTGATTTGCCATGTGAAACTCAATCTATTATTTAGAAGCCTGAGTCATTCTGTTATATTTTCTCTAGTTTTTTGACCAATTAAACTTGTTTTGAAACAGACATATTTGCAGTCAACAACCACAAGATTGGAGGAGATGAGAGTAAAGAGGAGAGATGCAGAACAGTGGATGTCTCACCGATTACTTCCTGACGGCCTGCGAGTGCGAATCAGACGATATGAACAGTACAAATGGCAAGAAACCAGAGGCGTAGATGAAGACAATTTGGTTCGTAATCTTCCCAAGGATTTAAGAAGAGACATTAAGCGACATCTTTGTTTGGCTTTGCTGATGAGAGTAAGTGCCTCTGTCCCCTTCgtagattttctttttaatctttattcCTTTTCTGATGTTATCCACATGTTTTGGATCACCTGGGTGTGGTGATTGTGAAAGTGGAGTATAACATCTAAAAGATAATTTGGGATTGAATTGATCTCTGATTTGAGTATTCttcgttttatttatttttctttttttatattttatagtgCAATTAAAAAGACTGAAATCTCTCTTAGAATTCTATAACTGTGCTTCAACATTtgcaaaaatataaagaattacATCAGTACCTATTACATACTTCATTAAGTATTCAATCTCCATTAAACACTACATTATTCAACAATGTGTGTACTTTAAAGGATTACTATCACCATAAGTAGCCTAATGTTATTAGGAATAAAAGGGGCAAGACAAAAGCCCAACTAAAAAACCTttaacaaaaccaaaaattatGTCTTATCACTTTTAAAGACAATCATCACTGTTATAGAAAAATCTTATAAAACCCACAATTCAATTAATGTTTTATCTGGTTATATTGATgtttttaagaaacaaaaatagcTTTTTTCCACTCTTATTATCCAAGGTCAATCTTATAACTTTGTCATGTTAGTGTACTTCAATGGACAAGTTTTACAAAACTCAGCTTTTAGACCTATCACCTTCAATGTATAAGTTTTAGCACCTTGCAATATATCTAACAGTTAGTTTGGTTTCAAAATTAGTTTCTGGCATTCTGCAACAGTTCTGTGCTTTCAATGAC
This window of the Vigna angularis cultivar LongXiaoDou No.4 chromosome 7, ASM1680809v1, whole genome shotgun sequence genome carries:
- the LOC108338291 gene encoding cyclic nucleotide-gated ion channel 1; translated protein: MSTAQQEKFVRFRDSSLDKSSEGNYSETKISQSGIFRTTLSSVSEKFQNGLESGSDRMKRFRTSFKSFPFSSVLSRSSSSRKKILDPQGPFLQRWNKIFVLLCVIAVSLDPLFFYVPVIDDEKKCLSLDIKMEITATVLRSFSDAFYIVHMIFQFRTGFIAPSSRVFGRGVLVEDSWAIARRYLSSYFLVDILAVLPLPQVVILVIIPKMSGFKSLNTKNLLKFVVFFQYVPRLLRIIPLYREVTRASGILTETAWAGAAFNLFLYMLASHVAGAFWYLFSIERETTCWQEACRSNATVCNKADMYCNDYWGGLSKISTFLNTSCPIQNEDKNLFDFGMFLDALQSGVVESRDFPQKFFYCFWWGLKNLSSLGQNLATSTYVWEICFAVFISVSGLVLFSFLIGNMQTYLQSTTTRLEEMRVKRRDAEQWMSHRLLPDGLRVRIRRYEQYKWQETRGVDEDNLVRNLPKDLRRDIKRHLCLALLMRVPMFEKMDEQLLDAMCDRLKPVLFTEESYIVREGDPVDEMLFVMRGKLLTITTNGGRTGFFNSEYLKAGDFCGEELLTWALDPHSSSSLPTSTRTVQTLSEVEAFALKADDLKFVASQFRRLHSKQLRHTFRFYSQQWRTWAACFIQAAWRRYSKRKLEESLVEEEENRLQNVLAKSGGSSPSLGATIYASRFAANALTLLRRNGAKKGRVPERLPPMLLQKPAEPDFTADEE